A region from the Alnus glutinosa chromosome 5, dhAlnGlut1.1, whole genome shotgun sequence genome encodes:
- the LOC133869668 gene encoding pre-mRNA-processing factor 39-2 isoform X4, with translation MESESPVCFDELDEVIAKGSLDFEEWASLISEVEKTYPDDIQKICLVYDSFLSEFPLCHRYWRKYAEHKTRLCTVDKVVEIFERAVQSAPYSVGVWLDFCSFSLSVFEDPSDIRRLFQRGMSFVGKDYSCHTLWDKYIQFEFSQQQWSSLAHIYMQALRFPTKKLHHYYDCFKKLVAFLEKEMECQSISSVEKLEAEPVLDNKVPICFKNDEISSIVKDLLDPSAGFARSKALQKYLSVGEWLYKEACQLADKFCCFEANIRRSYFHVKPLDASQMENWHRYLDFVEMQGDFDWAVKLYERCLIPCASYPEFWMRYVKFMESKGGREIANHAMDRSTLIFLKSTGSADAARDILIDGIKHVPHCKLLLKELINFTMMHEGPRHINVVESVIANAISQGPGISQGLDAKDAEDISSLYLEFVDLCGTIHDLMMAWNRHIRLFPHSLRTASSKHPATGTKALKLAKEVREETFVAKSHQPSGDSSSNLLIPLPFQDNKMSPSENPDTQAPTNISEERLPSLENNDNQAQSVTIDQLQSGEADNSLGERLEQESPKVSEWPRGNTPKPNMLLVQGEQLSPKVHQQLKRDSPEPSVSSLDLIQVKQASPEVSKQPREDTYEQNVSSVDLVSRVANGTESVQASQEYLKEYDAQQQYEHDMKSPSLENLSLNAQNDRSPDSVPSTSHKREAPEETCVSNGSMRESSCNASPDASLYSQLDTQASATTEIEVVNSSSSMSHQNLIPMQALRQPQVAANIGGNWRQKNNSDRFHRNSKFGFRGQHSQRKPRQQRQESPQQYSQAEMDPQIPQGYSSQPFPSLSTQVQQSSEAQNQYQAAAAQTSIPTHHAWPTQNLQQQSFATASESQLPAPPASSQTSQYPMQSNGQYGHMQNSEYNQMWQYYYYQQQQFLLQQQQLQLQQQQQQQPQQQQPQQQQYQQQLQQHYHQHPPFQQQQQLQQLQQQLQYNQQQQQHLFYLQQQQQQPLQQQQQQPLQQQQQQQPPLQEQQQEEPEQKEHQRLNTPSEIQT, from the exons ATGGAATCAGAGTCTCCAG TTTGTTTTGATGAGCTTGATGAAGTTATTGCTAAAGGATCGCTAGACTTTGAAGAATGGGCATCGCTTATTTCAGAGGTTGAGAAAACGTATCCT GATGACATTCAAAAAATATGCTTAGTTTATGACTCCTTCTTGTCCGAGTTTCCCTTATGCCACAGATACTGGAGGAAGTACGCTGAGCATAAGACACGCTTATGCACTGTTGACAAGGTTGTTGAAATCTTTGAACGAGCTGTCCAATCGGCACCGTACTCTGTTGGTGTGTGGCTTGATTTCTGTAGCTTCAGTTTATCAGTTTTTGAGGATCCATCTGATATTCGTAG ATTGTTTCAAAGGGGCATGTCCTTTGTTGGAAAAGATTACTCGTGCCATACTTTGTGGGACAAATACATTCAATTTGAGTTTTCTCAACAGCAGTGGAGTTCATTAGCACACATTTACATGCAAGCTCTGCGATTCCCAACCAAAAAGCTGCATCACTATTATGATTG TTTTAAGAAGTTGGTTGCCTTTTTGGAAAAGGAGATGGAATGCCAGAGCATTTCTTCTGTTGAAAAATTAGAAGCAGAGCCTGTGCTTGATAACAAAGTGCCAATATGTTTCAAGAATGATGAGATTTCTTCAATCGTAAAAGACCTGTTGGATCCATCTGCTGGATTTGCAAGATCTAAAGCACTGCAGAAATATCTCTCAGTGGGAGAATGGTTATACAAGGAAGCATGCCAGCTGGCCGACAAATTTTGCTGTTTTGAAGCTAATATTCGGAGGTCTTATTTCCATGTCAAGCCTCTAGATGCCAGCCAAATGGAGAATTGGCATCGCTATCTGGACTTTGTTGAGATGCAAGGAGATTTTGACTGG GCTGTTAAACTTTATGAGAGGTGCTTGATTCCCTGTGCCAGTTATCCTGAATTCTGGATGCGTTATGTGAAATTCATGGAATCTAAGGGAGGAAGAGAAATAGCCAATCATGCTATGGACCGATCGACACTAATTTTTCTGAAG AGTACTGGTAGTGCAGATGCTGCCAGAGATATCTTAATAGACGGAATCAAACATGTGCCTCACTGCAAATTACTTCTAAAG GAGCTGATAAATTTCACAATGATGCATGAAGGACCAAGGCACATAAATGTGGTAGAGTCTGTCATAGCTAATGCAATATCTCAAGGGCCAGGCATATCTCAAGGACTGGATGCGAAAGATGCGGAGGATATTTCAAGCTTATATTTAGAG TTTGTTGACCTCTGTGGAACCATCCATGATTTAATGATGGCATGGAACCGGCACATAAGGTTGTTTCCACACTCTCTAAGGACAGCTTCTTCTAAGCACCCAGCTACAGGTACAAAAGCCTTGAAATTGGCCAAGGAAGTAAGAGAAGAAACTTTTGTTGCCAAGTCTCATCAGCCATCTGGAGATTCTAGTTCTAACCTCTTGATCCCGCTGCCTTTTCAAGACAATAAAATGTCACCATCTGAAAATCCTGATACCCAGGCTCCAACTAACATATCAGAAGAGAGATTGCCATCTTTAGAAAATAATGATAATCAGGCTCAGTCGGTTACCATTGACCAGCTTCAATCAGGTGAAGCTGATAACAGCTTAGGGGAAAGATTAGAACAGGAATCTCCAAAAGTTTCTGAATGGCCCCGAGGCAATACTCCCAAACCAAATATGCTATTAGTACAAGGAGAACAGCTATCTCCGAAAGTTCACCAGCAGCTCAAAAGAGATTCTCCTGAACCAAGTGTGTCATCTTTGGATTTAATACAAGTTAAACAGGCATCTCCAGAAGTTTCCAAGCAGCCTAGAGAAGATACTTACGAACAAAATGTTTCATCTGTAGACTTAGTTAGTCGTGTCGCTAATGGAACTGAATCTGTGCAAGCTTCACAAGAATACTTAAAAGAGTATGATGCTCAGCAACAGTATGAACATGACATGAAGTCACCTTCGTTGGAGAATCTCTCCTTGAACGCTCAGAATGATAGATCTCCAGACTCTGTTCCCTCTACATCTCACAAGCGGGAAGCTCCTGAAGAAACCTGTGTTTCAAATGGAAGCATGAGAGAGAGCAGCTGTAATGCTAGTCCAGATGCTTCCTTGTACAGCCAATTAGATACTCAAGCTTCTGCCACAACTGAAATTGAAGTGGTTAATTCCTCATCTTCAATGAGCCATCAAAATCTTATTCCAATGCAGGCACTCAGACAGCCACAGGTTGCTGCAAATATTGGTGGAAACTGGCGTCAAAAGAATAATTCTGATAGATTTCATAGAAATTCTAAATTTGGTTTTCGTGGCCAGCATTCACAACGAAAACCGCGTCAACAGCGGCAGGAGTCTCCTCAACAGTACTCACAGGCTGAAATGGATCCACAAATACCCCAAGGTTATTCTAGTCAGCCTTTTCCTTCTCTAAGTACACAAGTTCAGCAAAGCAGCGAAGCCCAAAATCAGTATCAAGCAGCAGCTGCTCAAACTAGCATACCAACGCATCATGCCTGGCCTACACAAAACTTGCAGCAACAGAGTTTTGCCACTGCATCTGAGTCTCAATTGCCAGCTCCACCTGCTTCTTCTCAGACATCTCAATATCCAATGCAAAGTAATGGGCAGTATGGGCATATGCAAAATAGCGAATATAATCAGATGTGGCAATATTACTACTACCAGCAACAGCAGTTTCTTCTACAACAACAACAGCTACAACTgcaacagcagcagcagcaacagcCCCAGCAGCAACAGCCCCAGCAGCAGCAGTATCAGCAGCAACTGCAACAACATTACCATCAACATCCACCCTTTCAGCAGCAGCAACAGTTGCAACAGCTTCAGCAACAACTACAATACAAtcagcagcaacaacagcatCTATTTTACCTacagcagcaacaacagcagccACTACAACAGCAACAGCAGCAGCCATTGCAgcagcaacagcaacagcagCCGCCACTGCAGGAGCAACAGCAAGAAGAACCAGAACAGAAGGAACACCAACGACTTAATACTCCATCAGAGATCCAAACATAG
- the LOC133869668 gene encoding pre-mRNA-processing factor 39-2 isoform X3 — MESESPVCFDELDEVIAKGSLDFEEWASLISEVEKTYPDDIQKICLVYDSFLSEFPLCHRYWRKYAEHKTRLCTVDKVVEIFERAVQSAPYSVGVWLDFCSFSLSVFEDPSDIRRLFQRGMSFVGKDYSCHTLWDKYIQFEFSQQQWSSLAHIYMQALRFPTKKLHHYYDCFKKLVAFLEKEMECQSISSVEKLEAEPVLDNKVPICFKNDEISSIVKDLLDPSAGFARSKALQKYLSVGEWLYKEACQLADKFCCFEANIRRSYFHVKPLDASQMENWHRYLDFVEMQGDFDWAVKLYERCLIPCASYPEFWMRYVKFMESKGGREIANHAMDRSTLIFLKRVPVNHLFNSRFKEQIGDVFGARASFLKFEAVSDSDFVENAKIKANMEKRMSTGSADAARDILIDGIKHVPHCKLLLKELINFTMMHEGPRHINVVESVIANAISQGPGISQGLDAKDAEDISSLYLEFVDLCGTIHDLMMAWNRHIRLFPHSLRTASSKHPATGTKALKLAKEVREETFVAKSHQPSGDSSSNLLIPLPFQDNKMSPSENPDTQAPTNISEERLPSLENNDNQAQSVTIDQLQSGEADNSLGERLEQESPKVSEWPRGNTPKPNMLLVQGEQLSPKVHQQLKRDSPEPSVSSLDLIQVKQASPEVSKQPREDTYEQNVSSVDLVSRVANGTESVQASQEYLKEYDAQQQYEHDMKSPSLENLSLNAQNDRSPDSVPSTSHKREAPEETCVSNGSMRESSCNASPDASLYSQLDTQASATTEIEVVNSSSSMSHQNLIPMQALRQPQVAANIGGNWRQKNNSDRFHRNSKFGFRGQHSQRKPRQQRQESPQQYSQAEMDPQIPQGYSSQPFPSLSTQVQQSSEAQNQYQAAAAQTSIPTHHAWPTQNLQQQSFATASESQLPAPPASSQTSQYPMQSNGQYGHMQNSEYNQMWQYYYYQQQQFLLQQQQLQLQQQQQQQPQQQQPQQQQYQQQLQQHYHQHPPFQQQQQLQQLQQQLQYNQQQQQHLFYLQQQQQQPLQQQQQQPLQQQQQQQPPLQEQQQEEPEQKEHQRLNTPSEIQT; from the exons ATGGAATCAGAGTCTCCAG TTTGTTTTGATGAGCTTGATGAAGTTATTGCTAAAGGATCGCTAGACTTTGAAGAATGGGCATCGCTTATTTCAGAGGTTGAGAAAACGTATCCT GATGACATTCAAAAAATATGCTTAGTTTATGACTCCTTCTTGTCCGAGTTTCCCTTATGCCACAGATACTGGAGGAAGTACGCTGAGCATAAGACACGCTTATGCACTGTTGACAAGGTTGTTGAAATCTTTGAACGAGCTGTCCAATCGGCACCGTACTCTGTTGGTGTGTGGCTTGATTTCTGTAGCTTCAGTTTATCAGTTTTTGAGGATCCATCTGATATTCGTAG ATTGTTTCAAAGGGGCATGTCCTTTGTTGGAAAAGATTACTCGTGCCATACTTTGTGGGACAAATACATTCAATTTGAGTTTTCTCAACAGCAGTGGAGTTCATTAGCACACATTTACATGCAAGCTCTGCGATTCCCAACCAAAAAGCTGCATCACTATTATGATTG TTTTAAGAAGTTGGTTGCCTTTTTGGAAAAGGAGATGGAATGCCAGAGCATTTCTTCTGTTGAAAAATTAGAAGCAGAGCCTGTGCTTGATAACAAAGTGCCAATATGTTTCAAGAATGATGAGATTTCTTCAATCGTAAAAGACCTGTTGGATCCATCTGCTGGATTTGCAAGATCTAAAGCACTGCAGAAATATCTCTCAGTGGGAGAATGGTTATACAAGGAAGCATGCCAGCTGGCCGACAAATTTTGCTGTTTTGAAGCTAATATTCGGAGGTCTTATTTCCATGTCAAGCCTCTAGATGCCAGCCAAATGGAGAATTGGCATCGCTATCTGGACTTTGTTGAGATGCAAGGAGATTTTGACTGG GCTGTTAAACTTTATGAGAGGTGCTTGATTCCCTGTGCCAGTTATCCTGAATTCTGGATGCGTTATGTGAAATTCATGGAATCTAAGGGAGGAAGAGAAATAGCCAATCATGCTATGGACCGATCGACACTAATTTTTCTGAAG AGAGTGCCAGTGAACCATCTTTTTAATTCCAGGTTTAAGGAGCAAATAGGAGATGTGTTTGGGGCCCGTGCCTCTTTTCTGAAGTTTGAGGCAGTATCAGATTCTGACTTTGTGGAAAATGCTAAAATTAAAGCGAACATGGAAAAGCGTATG AGTACTGGTAGTGCAGATGCTGCCAGAGATATCTTAATAGACGGAATCAAACATGTGCCTCACTGCAAATTACTTCTAAAG GAGCTGATAAATTTCACAATGATGCATGAAGGACCAAGGCACATAAATGTGGTAGAGTCTGTCATAGCTAATGCAATATCTCAAGGGCCAGGCATATCTCAAGGACTGGATGCGAAAGATGCGGAGGATATTTCAAGCTTATATTTAGAG TTTGTTGACCTCTGTGGAACCATCCATGATTTAATGATGGCATGGAACCGGCACATAAGGTTGTTTCCACACTCTCTAAGGACAGCTTCTTCTAAGCACCCAGCTACAGGTACAAAAGCCTTGAAATTGGCCAAGGAAGTAAGAGAAGAAACTTTTGTTGCCAAGTCTCATCAGCCATCTGGAGATTCTAGTTCTAACCTCTTGATCCCGCTGCCTTTTCAAGACAATAAAATGTCACCATCTGAAAATCCTGATACCCAGGCTCCAACTAACATATCAGAAGAGAGATTGCCATCTTTAGAAAATAATGATAATCAGGCTCAGTCGGTTACCATTGACCAGCTTCAATCAGGTGAAGCTGATAACAGCTTAGGGGAAAGATTAGAACAGGAATCTCCAAAAGTTTCTGAATGGCCCCGAGGCAATACTCCCAAACCAAATATGCTATTAGTACAAGGAGAACAGCTATCTCCGAAAGTTCACCAGCAGCTCAAAAGAGATTCTCCTGAACCAAGTGTGTCATCTTTGGATTTAATACAAGTTAAACAGGCATCTCCAGAAGTTTCCAAGCAGCCTAGAGAAGATACTTACGAACAAAATGTTTCATCTGTAGACTTAGTTAGTCGTGTCGCTAATGGAACTGAATCTGTGCAAGCTTCACAAGAATACTTAAAAGAGTATGATGCTCAGCAACAGTATGAACATGACATGAAGTCACCTTCGTTGGAGAATCTCTCCTTGAACGCTCAGAATGATAGATCTCCAGACTCTGTTCCCTCTACATCTCACAAGCGGGAAGCTCCTGAAGAAACCTGTGTTTCAAATGGAAGCATGAGAGAGAGCAGCTGTAATGCTAGTCCAGATGCTTCCTTGTACAGCCAATTAGATACTCAAGCTTCTGCCACAACTGAAATTGAAGTGGTTAATTCCTCATCTTCAATGAGCCATCAAAATCTTATTCCAATGCAGGCACTCAGACAGCCACAGGTTGCTGCAAATATTGGTGGAAACTGGCGTCAAAAGAATAATTCTGATAGATTTCATAGAAATTCTAAATTTGGTTTTCGTGGCCAGCATTCACAACGAAAACCGCGTCAACAGCGGCAGGAGTCTCCTCAACAGTACTCACAGGCTGAAATGGATCCACAAATACCCCAAGGTTATTCTAGTCAGCCTTTTCCTTCTCTAAGTACACAAGTTCAGCAAAGCAGCGAAGCCCAAAATCAGTATCAAGCAGCAGCTGCTCAAACTAGCATACCAACGCATCATGCCTGGCCTACACAAAACTTGCAGCAACAGAGTTTTGCCACTGCATCTGAGTCTCAATTGCCAGCTCCACCTGCTTCTTCTCAGACATCTCAATATCCAATGCAAAGTAATGGGCAGTATGGGCATATGCAAAATAGCGAATATAATCAGATGTGGCAATATTACTACTACCAGCAACAGCAGTTTCTTCTACAACAACAACAGCTACAACTgcaacagcagcagcagcaacagcCCCAGCAGCAACAGCCCCAGCAGCAGCAGTATCAGCAGCAACTGCAACAACATTACCATCAACATCCACCCTTTCAGCAGCAGCAACAGTTGCAACAGCTTCAGCAACAACTACAATACAAtcagcagcaacaacagcatCTATTTTACCTacagcagcaacaacagcagccACTACAACAGCAACAGCAGCAGCCATTGCAgcagcaacagcaacagcagCCGCCACTGCAGGAGCAACAGCAAGAAGAACCAGAACAGAAGGAACACCAACGACTTAATACTCCATCAGAGATCCAAACATAG
- the LOC133869668 gene encoding pre-mRNA-processing factor 39-2 isoform X2 — protein MESESPVCFDELDEVIAKGSLDFEEWASLISEVEKTYPVSRMPRFRILYWRKYAEHKTRLCTVDKVVEIFERAVQSAPYSVGVWLDFCSFSLSVFEDPSDIRRLFQRGMSFVGKDYSCHTLWDKYIQFEFSQQQWSSLAHIYMQALRFPTKKLHHYYDCFKKLVAFLEKEMECQSISSVEKLEAEPVLDNKVPICFKNDEISSIVKDLLDPSAGFARSKALQKYLSVGEWLYKEACQLADKFCCFEANIRRSYFHVKPLDASQMENWHRYLDFVEMQGDFDWAVKLYERCLIPCASYPEFWMRYVKFMESKGGREIANHAMDRSTLIFLKRVPVNHLFNSRFKEQIGDVFGARASFLKFEAVSDSDFVENAKIKANMEKRMGNFQAASNVYKEALEMAAMKKMLHSLPILYVHFSRLTYTSTGSADAARDILIDGIKHVPHCKLLLKELINFTMMHEGPRHINVVESVIANAISQGPGISQGLDAKDAEDISSLYLEFVDLCGTIHDLMMAWNRHIRLFPHSLRTASSKHPATGTKALKLAKEVREETFVAKSHQPSGDSSSNLLIPLPFQDNKMSPSENPDTQAPTNISEERLPSLENNDNQAQSVTIDQLQSGEADNSLGERLEQESPKVSEWPRGNTPKPNMLLVQGEQLSPKVHQQLKRDSPEPSVSSLDLIQVKQASPEVSKQPREDTYEQNVSSVDLVSRVANGTESVQASQEYLKEYDAQQQYEHDMKSPSLENLSLNAQNDRSPDSVPSTSHKREAPEETCVSNGSMRESSCNASPDASLYSQLDTQASATTEIEVVNSSSSMSHQNLIPMQALRQPQVAANIGGNWRQKNNSDRFHRNSKFGFRGQHSQRKPRQQRQESPQQYSQAEMDPQIPQGYSSQPFPSLSTQVQQSSEAQNQYQAAAAQTSIPTHHAWPTQNLQQQSFATASESQLPAPPASSQTSQYPMQSNGQYGHMQNSEYNQMWQYYYYQQQQFLLQQQQLQLQQQQQQQPQQQQPQQQQYQQQLQQHYHQHPPFQQQQQLQQLQQQLQYNQQQQQHLFYLQQQQQQPLQQQQQQPLQQQQQQQPPLQEQQQEEPEQKEHQRLNTPSEIQT, from the exons ATGGAATCAGAGTCTCCAG TTTGTTTTGATGAGCTTGATGAAGTTATTGCTAAAGGATCGCTAGACTTTGAAGAATGGGCATCGCTTATTTCAGAGGTTGAGAAAACGTATCCTGTAAGTCGCATGCCCCGCTTCAGAATATT ATACTGGAGGAAGTACGCTGAGCATAAGACACGCTTATGCACTGTTGACAAGGTTGTTGAAATCTTTGAACGAGCTGTCCAATCGGCACCGTACTCTGTTGGTGTGTGGCTTGATTTCTGTAGCTTCAGTTTATCAGTTTTTGAGGATCCATCTGATATTCGTAG ATTGTTTCAAAGGGGCATGTCCTTTGTTGGAAAAGATTACTCGTGCCATACTTTGTGGGACAAATACATTCAATTTGAGTTTTCTCAACAGCAGTGGAGTTCATTAGCACACATTTACATGCAAGCTCTGCGATTCCCAACCAAAAAGCTGCATCACTATTATGATTG TTTTAAGAAGTTGGTTGCCTTTTTGGAAAAGGAGATGGAATGCCAGAGCATTTCTTCTGTTGAAAAATTAGAAGCAGAGCCTGTGCTTGATAACAAAGTGCCAATATGTTTCAAGAATGATGAGATTTCTTCAATCGTAAAAGACCTGTTGGATCCATCTGCTGGATTTGCAAGATCTAAAGCACTGCAGAAATATCTCTCAGTGGGAGAATGGTTATACAAGGAAGCATGCCAGCTGGCCGACAAATTTTGCTGTTTTGAAGCTAATATTCGGAGGTCTTATTTCCATGTCAAGCCTCTAGATGCCAGCCAAATGGAGAATTGGCATCGCTATCTGGACTTTGTTGAGATGCAAGGAGATTTTGACTGG GCTGTTAAACTTTATGAGAGGTGCTTGATTCCCTGTGCCAGTTATCCTGAATTCTGGATGCGTTATGTGAAATTCATGGAATCTAAGGGAGGAAGAGAAATAGCCAATCATGCTATGGACCGATCGACACTAATTTTTCTGAAG AGAGTGCCAGTGAACCATCTTTTTAATTCCAGGTTTAAGGAGCAAATAGGAGATGTGTTTGGGGCCCGTGCCTCTTTTCTGAAGTTTGAGGCAGTATCAGATTCTGACTTTGTGGAAAATGCTAAAATTAAAGCGAACATGGAAAAGCGTATG GGAAATTTTCAAGCAGCTTCTAATGTATATAAAGAAGCACTAGAAATGGCTGCTATGAAGAAAATGTTGCATTCTCTTCCCATTTTATATGTTCATTTTTCTCGACTTACATATACG AGTACTGGTAGTGCAGATGCTGCCAGAGATATCTTAATAGACGGAATCAAACATGTGCCTCACTGCAAATTACTTCTAAAG GAGCTGATAAATTTCACAATGATGCATGAAGGACCAAGGCACATAAATGTGGTAGAGTCTGTCATAGCTAATGCAATATCTCAAGGGCCAGGCATATCTCAAGGACTGGATGCGAAAGATGCGGAGGATATTTCAAGCTTATATTTAGAG TTTGTTGACCTCTGTGGAACCATCCATGATTTAATGATGGCATGGAACCGGCACATAAGGTTGTTTCCACACTCTCTAAGGACAGCTTCTTCTAAGCACCCAGCTACAGGTACAAAAGCCTTGAAATTGGCCAAGGAAGTAAGAGAAGAAACTTTTGTTGCCAAGTCTCATCAGCCATCTGGAGATTCTAGTTCTAACCTCTTGATCCCGCTGCCTTTTCAAGACAATAAAATGTCACCATCTGAAAATCCTGATACCCAGGCTCCAACTAACATATCAGAAGAGAGATTGCCATCTTTAGAAAATAATGATAATCAGGCTCAGTCGGTTACCATTGACCAGCTTCAATCAGGTGAAGCTGATAACAGCTTAGGGGAAAGATTAGAACAGGAATCTCCAAAAGTTTCTGAATGGCCCCGAGGCAATACTCCCAAACCAAATATGCTATTAGTACAAGGAGAACAGCTATCTCCGAAAGTTCACCAGCAGCTCAAAAGAGATTCTCCTGAACCAAGTGTGTCATCTTTGGATTTAATACAAGTTAAACAGGCATCTCCAGAAGTTTCCAAGCAGCCTAGAGAAGATACTTACGAACAAAATGTTTCATCTGTAGACTTAGTTAGTCGTGTCGCTAATGGAACTGAATCTGTGCAAGCTTCACAAGAATACTTAAAAGAGTATGATGCTCAGCAACAGTATGAACATGACATGAAGTCACCTTCGTTGGAGAATCTCTCCTTGAACGCTCAGAATGATAGATCTCCAGACTCTGTTCCCTCTACATCTCACAAGCGGGAAGCTCCTGAAGAAACCTGTGTTTCAAATGGAAGCATGAGAGAGAGCAGCTGTAATGCTAGTCCAGATGCTTCCTTGTACAGCCAATTAGATACTCAAGCTTCTGCCACAACTGAAATTGAAGTGGTTAATTCCTCATCTTCAATGAGCCATCAAAATCTTATTCCAATGCAGGCACTCAGACAGCCACAGGTTGCTGCAAATATTGGTGGAAACTGGCGTCAAAAGAATAATTCTGATAGATTTCATAGAAATTCTAAATTTGGTTTTCGTGGCCAGCATTCACAACGAAAACCGCGTCAACAGCGGCAGGAGTCTCCTCAACAGTACTCACAGGCTGAAATGGATCCACAAATACCCCAAGGTTATTCTAGTCAGCCTTTTCCTTCTCTAAGTACACAAGTTCAGCAAAGCAGCGAAGCCCAAAATCAGTATCAAGCAGCAGCTGCTCAAACTAGCATACCAACGCATCATGCCTGGCCTACACAAAACTTGCAGCAACAGAGTTTTGCCACTGCATCTGAGTCTCAATTGCCAGCTCCACCTGCTTCTTCTCAGACATCTCAATATCCAATGCAAAGTAATGGGCAGTATGGGCATATGCAAAATAGCGAATATAATCAGATGTGGCAATATTACTACTACCAGCAACAGCAGTTTCTTCTACAACAACAACAGCTACAACTgcaacagcagcagcagcaacagcCCCAGCAGCAACAGCCCCAGCAGCAGCAGTATCAGCAGCAACTGCAACAACATTACCATCAACATCCACCCTTTCAGCAGCAGCAACAGTTGCAACAGCTTCAGCAACAACTACAATACAAtcagcagcaacaacagcatCTATTTTACCTacagcagcaacaacagcagccACTACAACAGCAACAGCAGCAGCCATTGCAgcagcaacagcaacagcagCCGCCACTGCAGGAGCAACAGCAAGAAGAACCAGAACAGAAGGAACACCAACGACTTAATACTCCATCAGAGATCCAAACATAG